In one Labeo rohita strain BAU-BD-2019 unplaced genomic scaffold, IGBB_LRoh.1.0 scaffold_229, whole genome shotgun sequence genomic region, the following are encoded:
- the LOC127159548 gene encoding uncharacterized protein LOC127159548 → MADKCHLCLLGLIILSSLLTGTSGVNDDHVFISSGENVRLPCNNHLHDCNSTTWIYDNRFSHSAWFELIGLGIKKETERHERLSLGSDCSLNITNIIKEDYGLYTCRQFVNRQQQGTDARVYLHVLHVSSSSSQTEISAGSFVTLYCQLFSFAGVSCDDWIRYEGIQLFWVNQAGVKLTKSDSRYQESAPGHCIITVTTTLLNEDDNREWRCEVTHRNQVKTSVTYTVKSSAQDKTMTAVIPVHITDSQDHVTKEILIILETAAFAAPTVILLQIICARRAGRKNSKHPEEI, encoded by the exons atggctgataagtgtcatttgtgtctgctgggactgatcattctctcttcacttctcacag GTACCAGTGGAGTGAATGATGATCATGTGTTCATCAGTTCTGGTGAAAATGTCCGTCTGCCCTGTAATAATCATCTTCATGACTGCAACTCAACTACATGGATCTATGACAACAGATTCAGTCATTCAGCATGGTTTGAACTGATTGGTTTAGGGATAAAGAAGGAAACAGAGAGACATGAGAGACTGAGTCTGGGGTCTGACTGCTCTCTGAACATCACAAACATCATAAAAGAAGATTATGGACTTTACACCTGCAGACAATTTGTGAATAGACAACAACAAGGAACTGATGCACGTGTTTATTTGCATGTTCTTCATG tctcttcatcatcctcacagACTGAGATCAGTGCAGGCAGCTTTGTGACTCTCTACTGTCAGTTGTTTTCATTTGCTGGAGTCTCTTGTGATGATTGGATCCGTTATGAGGGAATTCAGCTGTTCTGGGTGAATCAGGCTGGTGTTAAACTGACAAAATCAGACTCCAGATATCAGGAATCAGCTCCAGGACACTGTATCATCACTGTGACTacaacactcctgaatgaagatgacaacagagagtggagatgtgaagttactcacagaaatcaagtcaagacCTCAGTCACATATACTGTCAAGAGTTCAG CTCAAGATAAAACAATGACAGCAGTGATTCCAGTCCACATCACAGACTCTCAGGATCACGTAACTAAAG AGATTTTGATTATTCTTGAGACTGCAGCATTTGCTGCTCCTACTGTGATTCTTCTTCAGATCATCTGTGCAAGAAGAGCTG GAAGGAAAAATTCAAAGCACCCAGAGGAAATATga